In a genomic window of Croceibacterium sp. TMG7-5b_MA50:
- the chrA gene encoding chromate efflux transporter: MTMNLPEARPPAISLTHLFLRFLRFGALAFGGPVAQIAMIRQALVEEERWIDSARFNRLLAVMQVLPGPEAHELCVHLGIIARGRLGGLVAGLGFLLPGLILMLACAWAYTSFIAGSVALGGLLIGVQAAVLAIILRAVQRIASHILTNVALIGLAVLAFVGTAAGLPFWILLAAAGVAFAAFRNPAAIVLSGTLVSVIAWLALHPAAITNPAAVAAISAPVTVLALFVAGLKGGLLTFGGAYTAIPYVRDDTVGRGWLSDGAFLDGVAAAGLLPAPLVIFATFAGYVAGGLSGALAITVGMFLPAFAFSMLFFERLEAVVDKSRLHRLLDGVAAAVVGIIGATFVDLGASTVQRSQNLVFTTIIFIVAAIAAWRLKGRWVTPALIAFGAVAGLLMPT, from the coding sequence ATGACGATGAACCTGCCAGAAGCCCGCCCGCCCGCTATCAGCCTCACGCACCTGTTCTTGCGGTTCCTCCGCTTCGGCGCGCTGGCCTTCGGCGGACCCGTGGCGCAGATCGCCATGATCCGTCAGGCCCTGGTCGAGGAAGAGCGCTGGATTGACAGCGCCCGCTTCAATCGGCTGCTGGCGGTTATGCAGGTCCTGCCGGGGCCGGAGGCTCATGAACTGTGCGTCCATCTCGGCATCATCGCCCGCGGACGGCTTGGGGGGTTGGTCGCCGGCCTGGGCTTCCTGCTGCCCGGACTGATCCTGATGTTGGCCTGCGCCTGGGCTTATACATCCTTCATCGCCGGAAGTGTCGCGCTCGGCGGATTGCTGATCGGGGTGCAGGCAGCCGTCCTCGCGATCATCCTGCGCGCGGTGCAGCGGATCGCTTCTCATATATTGACGAATGTCGCCCTGATCGGCCTGGCTGTTCTGGCGTTCGTCGGAACAGCGGCTGGCCTGCCGTTCTGGATACTCCTTGCGGCTGCCGGCGTCGCCTTTGCAGCGTTCCGCAACCCCGCTGCCATTGTGCTATCGGGAACATTGGTGTCGGTGATCGCCTGGCTTGCGCTCCACCCGGCCGCCATCACGAACCCCGCAGCCGTCGCTGCGATTTCCGCCCCGGTCACCGTGCTGGCGCTTTTCGTCGCCGGATTGAAGGGCGGGCTGCTCACCTTCGGCGGCGCCTACACCGCCATTCCGTATGTCCGGGATGACACCGTCGGACGGGGATGGCTGTCCGACGGAGCCTTTCTGGACGGTGTGGCGGCGGCGGGGCTGCTTCCGGCACCGCTGGTCATTTTCGCCACCTTTGCCGGCTACGTGGCCGGCGGCTTGAGCGGGGCCCTTGCCATCACGGTCGGCATGTTCCTGCCCGCTTTCGCCTTTTCGATGCTGTTCTTTGAACGGCTTGAGGCTGTCGTGGACAAATCCAGGTTACACCGTTTGCTGGATGGCGTGGCCGCGGCAGTGGTCGGTATCATCGGCGCGACCTTTGTCGACCTGGGCGCGAGCACCGTGCAGCGCTCGCAGAACCTCGTCTTCACCACGATCATCTTCATCGTCGCCGCAATCGCAGCATGGCGGCTGAAAGGTCGCTGGGTCACACCGGCATTGATCGCCTTCGGCGCAGTCGCCGGATTGCTCATGCCGACCTGA
- a CDS encoding sterol desaturase family protein, translating into MTDWLFPLLIVLASAAAMEWVAWASHKYIMHGWGWAWHRDHHEPHHNMLERNDLYALVGAAMSISMFALGSELVMGQAAWWPATWIGTGILVYGVIYTLIHDGLVHQRYFRWVPKRGYAKRLVQAHKLHHATIGKEGGVSFGFILASDPAKLKAELRRQREAGIAQLRESAEA; encoded by the coding sequence ATGACCGACTGGCTGTTTCCCCTGCTGATCGTGCTGGCGAGTGCCGCCGCCATGGAATGGGTGGCGTGGGCGAGCCACAAATACATCATGCACGGCTGGGGCTGGGCATGGCACCGCGACCATCACGAGCCGCATCATAACATGCTGGAGCGGAACGACCTGTACGCGCTGGTCGGCGCGGCGATGAGCATATCCATGTTCGCGCTGGGCAGCGAGCTGGTGATGGGCCAGGCGGCCTGGTGGCCGGCGACGTGGATCGGCACCGGCATCCTGGTGTATGGCGTGATCTACACGCTGATCCATGACGGATTGGTCCACCAGCGTTACTTCCGCTGGGTGCCCAAGCGCGGTTACGCCAAGCGGCTGGTGCAGGCGCACAAGCTGCATCACGCCACCATCGGCAAAGAAGGCGGCGTCAGCTTCGGCTTCATCCTGGCGAGCGATCCGGCCAAGCTGAAGGCTGAACTGCGCCGTCAGCGGGAGGCCGGCATCGCCCAGTTGCGCGAGAGCGCGGAGGCATAG
- a CDS encoding DNA topoisomerase IB has translation MADTSTKLIFVDDELPGITRRKAGKGWAYFDPTGERIKDRDEIDRLNAIALPPAYVDTWFCPADNGHILATGYDDKGRKQYRYHPVFRTQQEGMKFDGCRTFGELLPLVRKRVEADLSGSKVTRSHAIASVVRLLDLGVIRIGNEAYAKENNSFGATTLRQDHAEVRGSTLKLSFRAKSGKQREVAITDRRLAHFVRKMQDLPGQHLFQYPGEDGEVHNVGSDEVNEYLCETMGEHFTAKNFRTWHGSVLAFNMLASAKGQLTIKALMAEVSEKLGNTPAVARRSYVHPAVTALIDSQSKWRETLKLPRRTQWLSREERGLLALLEQSPPAAEMLAAA, from the coding sequence ATGGCAGACACCTCCACCAAGCTGATCTTCGTCGACGACGAGCTTCCCGGCATCACCCGCCGCAAGGCGGGCAAGGGCTGGGCGTACTTCGATCCCACCGGCGAACGGATCAAGGACCGGGACGAGATCGACCGGCTGAATGCGATTGCCCTGCCGCCCGCCTATGTGGACACCTGGTTCTGCCCGGCGGACAACGGCCATATTCTGGCGACCGGGTATGACGACAAGGGGCGCAAGCAATATCGCTATCACCCCGTTTTCCGTACTCAGCAGGAGGGGATGAAGTTCGACGGCTGCCGCACCTTCGGCGAATTACTGCCGCTGGTGAGAAAGCGCGTGGAGGCAGATCTCAGCGGATCGAAGGTCACGCGCAGCCATGCCATCGCCAGCGTGGTGCGCCTGTTGGACCTGGGGGTGATCCGCATCGGGAACGAAGCCTATGCGAAAGAGAACAACTCCTTCGGCGCGACCACTCTGAGGCAGGACCATGCCGAGGTGCGCGGCTCCACGCTGAAGCTGTCGTTCCGCGCCAAAAGCGGCAAGCAGCGGGAGGTGGCGATCACGGACCGGCGGCTGGCGCATTTCGTGCGCAAGATGCAGGACCTACCCGGGCAGCACCTGTTTCAATATCCCGGCGAGGATGGGGAGGTGCACAATGTCGGCTCGGACGAGGTGAACGAGTATCTGTGCGAGACGATGGGCGAGCACTTCACCGCCAAGAACTTCCGTACGTGGCATGGCAGCGTGCTGGCGTTCAACATGCTGGCGAGCGCTAAGGGCCAGTTGACGATCAAGGCGTTGATGGCGGAGGTCTCGGAGAAGCTGGGCAACACGCCTGCTGTGGCGCGCCGATCCTACGTCCACCCGGCGGTGACGGCGTTGATCGACAGCCAGAGCAAGTGGCGCGAGACGCTGAAGCTGCCGCGCAGGACGCAGTGGCTCAGCCGCGAGGAGCGCGGCCTGCTGGCGCTGCTGGAACAGAGCCCGCCGGCCGCGGAGATGCTGGCCGCGGCCTGA
- the pspB gene encoding envelope stress response membrane protein PspB, which translates to MEEALAIVAIFVGLPWLILHYMTKWKTAATITTDDEVLLEELYNLAKRLDERMETVERLVAHDSPDFRPARLSDESDTTPQLRELDRLLAEKKGTFR; encoded by the coding sequence ATGGAAGAAGCACTGGCCATTGTTGCCATTTTCGTCGGCCTGCCATGGCTGATCCTGCACTACATGACCAAGTGGAAGACCGCCGCCACCATCACCACCGATGACGAGGTACTGCTGGAGGAACTCTACAACCTCGCCAAGCGGCTCGATGAGCGGATGGAGACGGTGGAGCGCCTGGTCGCGCACGACAGCCCCGACTTCCGCCCGGCCCGCCTGTCCGACGAAAGCGACACGACCCCGCAGCTGCGCGAGCTGGACCGCCTGCTCGCCGAGAAGAAAGGAACCTTCCGGTGA
- a CDS encoding YbaN family protein has translation MLRPLWTAAGLLLVGLGVVGVILPMMPGVVFFIGAAYCFARGNPAWEQRLLAHPQVGPHLVAWRTRRAISARGKRAAVAMMALAAALAWWLVGWPWAGVSSAALLAVALWIVTRPG, from the coding sequence ATGCTGCGGCCGCTATGGACGGCGGCCGGCCTGCTATTGGTGGGACTTGGCGTCGTGGGCGTGATCCTGCCCATGATGCCCGGCGTCGTGTTCTTCATCGGCGCCGCATACTGCTTCGCCCGCGGCAACCCGGCATGGGAACAGCGCCTGCTCGCTCATCCGCAGGTCGGCCCGCACCTCGTCGCTTGGCGCACCCGTCGCGCGATCTCCGCCAGGGGCAAGCGCGCGGCGGTGGCGATGATGGCACTGGCGGCGGCGCTGGCCTGGTGGCTGGTCGGCTGGCCTTGGGCCGGGGTGTCGAGCGCGGCTCTGCTGGCAGTGGCGTTGTGGATCGTGACCCGACCGGGGTGA
- the leuC gene encoding 3-isopropylmalate dehydratase large subunit, which yields MASKPRTLYEKIWDAHVVERQEDGTCLLFIDRHLVHEVTSPQAFEGLRMAGRPVRRPELTLATPDHNLPTTARLDAGGNRLPIADGQSAQQLSALERNVAEFGIRYFGATARQQGIVHVVGPEQGFSLPGTTIVCGDSHTAAHGGMGALAFGIGTSEVEHVLATQTLLLQPSRTMEVRVEGELGLGITSKDLILHIIGVIGTAGGTGHVIEYRGPVFEAMSVESRLTVCNMSIEGGARSGLIAPDDKTFAYLKGRPFAPTGAEWDAAVEYWRTLRTDEGATFDKSVVIDAANVEPTVTWGTSPEDTAPIGGLVPAPESFADSSKQDAARKSLVYMGLEPGQKLAGLPVENVFIGSCTNSRIEDLRAAAAVLKGRHLADNVKWAIVVPGSGLVKEQAEAEGLDRIFTEAGLEWREPGCSACLGMNPDKVPAGERCASTSNRNFVGRQGPGARTHLVSPAMAAAAAVTGRLTDVRELAD from the coding sequence ATGGCCAGCAAACCACGCACTCTGTACGAGAAGATCTGGGACGCCCACGTTGTCGAACGGCAGGAGGACGGCACCTGCCTGCTGTTCATCGACCGGCACCTGGTACACGAAGTCACCAGCCCGCAGGCGTTCGAAGGCCTGCGCATGGCCGGCCGCCCCGTCCGTCGGCCCGAATTGACGCTGGCCACGCCCGACCACAACCTGCCCACCACTGCACGCCTCGACGCCGGCGGCAACCGCCTGCCGATCGCCGATGGCCAGAGCGCCCAGCAGCTCTCCGCGCTGGAGCGCAACGTGGCGGAGTTCGGCATCCGCTATTTCGGCGCCACCGCCCGCCAGCAGGGCATCGTCCACGTGGTCGGCCCGGAACAGGGCTTCAGCCTGCCCGGCACCACGATCGTATGCGGCGATAGCCACACCGCCGCGCATGGCGGCATGGGCGCGCTCGCCTTCGGCATCGGCACCAGCGAAGTCGAGCATGTCCTCGCCACGCAGACGCTGCTGCTGCAGCCGTCGCGCACCATGGAGGTGCGCGTGGAGGGCGAGCTTGGCCTCGGCATCACCTCCAAGGACCTGATCCTGCACATCATCGGCGTGATCGGCACCGCCGGCGGCACCGGCCACGTGATCGAGTACCGCGGCCCCGTGTTCGAGGCGATGAGCGTCGAGAGCCGCCTGACCGTCTGCAACATGAGCATCGAGGGCGGCGCACGCTCCGGCCTGATCGCGCCGGACGACAAGACCTTCGCCTACCTGAAGGGTCGCCCCTTCGCGCCCACTGGCGCCGAATGGGACGCGGCCGTCGAGTACTGGCGCACCCTGCGCACGGACGAAGGCGCGACGTTCGACAAGTCGGTGGTGATCGACGCCGCTAACGTGGAGCCGACCGTCACCTGGGGCACCAGCCCTGAAGACACCGCCCCGATCGGCGGCCTGGTTCCCGCGCCCGAGAGCTTTGCCGACTCGTCGAAGCAGGACGCCGCCCGCAAGAGCCTCGTCTATATGGGCCTGGAGCCGGGGCAGAAGCTGGCGGGTCTTCCGGTCGAGAACGTGTTCATCGGCAGCTGCACCAACAGCCGGATAGAGGATCTGCGCGCCGCCGCCGCCGTGCTTAAAGGCCGGCACCTGGCCGACAACGTCAAGTGGGCTATCGTTGTCCCCGGATCGGGCCTGGTGAAGGAACAGGCGGAGGCGGAAGGGCTCGACCGCATCTTCACCGAAGCGGGCCTCGAATGGCGCGAGCCCGGCTGCTCCGCCTGCCTCGGCATGAACCCGGACAAGGTGCCCGCAGGTGAACGCTGCGCCTCCACCTCCAACCGCAACTTCGTCGGCCGGCAGGGTCCCGGTGCGCGCACGCACCTCGTCAGCCCGGCGATGGCGGCGGCGGCGGCGGTGACCGGCCGGCTGACCGACGTCCGGGAACTGGCAGACTAG
- the yghU gene encoding glutathione-dependent disulfide-bond oxidoreductase has product MTQTYTPPAIWTPDTENGGRFAGLNRPTAGARHEAELPVGEHPFQLYSLGTPNGQKATIMLEELLAAGFAEADYDAWRIGIMDGDQFGSGFVAINPNSKIPALVDRSGAEPVRVFESGAILIHLAERFGWGLPASGAARAEVLSWLMWQVGSAPFIGGGFGHFYAYAPEKYQYPIDRYTMETKRLLAVADAQLAQHEYLAGADYTVADIAAYPWLSMLYHGGYNGADVFLSMNEYEHVGRWVRAIDARPGAIRGRLVNAQGGLAERHTASDFDTLDPALLGPVRQRIGG; this is encoded by the coding sequence ATGACACAGACCTATACCCCGCCCGCCATCTGGACGCCCGATACGGAGAATGGCGGCCGCTTCGCCGGCCTCAACCGCCCCACTGCCGGCGCCCGGCACGAGGCGGAGCTGCCGGTCGGCGAACATCCGTTTCAGCTGTATTCGCTAGGTACGCCCAATGGCCAGAAGGCCACTATAATGCTGGAGGAGTTGCTCGCTGCCGGCTTTGCCGAGGCTGATTACGATGCCTGGCGGATCGGCATCATGGATGGTGACCAGTTCGGCAGCGGCTTCGTTGCAATCAATCCCAATTCCAAGATCCCGGCTCTGGTCGATCGCAGCGGTGCGGAACCGGTACGCGTGTTCGAATCCGGCGCGATCCTGATCCATCTGGCGGAACGGTTCGGTTGGGGCCTTCCGGCAAGTGGCGCGGCGCGGGCTGAGGTGCTGAGCTGGCTGATGTGGCAGGTGGGCAGCGCGCCGTTCATCGGCGGCGGCTTTGGCCATTTCTACGCCTACGCGCCGGAGAAGTACCAGTACCCCATCGATCGCTACACAATGGAAACCAAGCGCCTGCTGGCAGTGGCCGACGCCCAGCTGGCGCAGCACGAATACCTGGCTGGCGCGGACTACACGGTGGCGGACATTGCCGCCTATCCGTGGCTGTCGATGCTATATCATGGCGGTTACAACGGGGCCGACGTGTTCCTGTCCATGAACGAGTACGAGCATGTGGGCCGCTGGGTCCGGGCGATCGACGCACGGCCGGGCGCGATCCGCGGCCGGCTGGTCAACGCCCAGGGTGGCTTGGCTGAGCGGCACACCGCCAGCGACTTCGACACGCTGGACCCGGCGCTGCTCGGCCCTGTGCGGCAGCGCATTGGCGGCTGA
- a CDS encoding SufE family protein, protein MRSLPDILEEYEFLDGDERYRLLIELGRELDPMPPALRTDATLVRGCSASVWVYPTGDAGKLHFLADSNAAITKGIVALVIAAIQDRPAAEVADTDILDRLAPFDLKNQLSSNRTQGVPNMIALVREHATRIAGGA, encoded by the coding sequence ATGCGGTCGCTGCCTGACATCCTTGAAGAATACGAATTCCTCGATGGCGACGAACGCTATCGCCTGCTGATCGAGCTGGGGCGGGAGCTTGATCCCATGCCACCCGCCCTGCGCACCGATGCCACCCTGGTGCGCGGCTGTTCCGCCAGCGTATGGGTCTACCCCACCGGCGATGCGGGCAAGCTGCACTTCCTGGCCGACAGCAACGCCGCCATCACCAAGGGCATCGTCGCGCTGGTGATCGCCGCGATCCAGGATCGGCCTGCGGCGGAAGTGGCGGACACCGACATCCTCGACCGGCTGGCACCGTTCGATCTGAAGAACCAGCTCAGTTCCAACCGGACGCAGGGCGTCCCCAACATGATCGCGCTGGTCCGCGAACACGCCACCCGCATCGCAGGCGGAGCCTGA
- the pspC gene encoding envelope stress response membrane protein PspC: MNSPRTRLYRDKQEGKLMGVCAGLADYAGVDPIWTRLGFLFLVFMSGGAVLPFYFIAGILLNKKPPELYTDRHEQKYWQGVRQSPKRTARELRARMRDIDRRLAEVETHYVTSNPRLSAEIERLR; this comes from the coding sequence GTGAACTCTCCCCGCACCCGCCTCTACCGCGACAAGCAGGAAGGCAAGCTGATGGGCGTCTGCGCCGGCCTGGCCGACTATGCCGGGGTGGATCCGATCTGGACCAGGCTGGGCTTCCTGTTCCTGGTGTTCATGTCGGGCGGCGCCGTCCTGCCGTTCTACTTCATCGCCGGCATCCTGCTGAACAAGAAGCCGCCCGAACTCTACACCGACCGGCACGAGCAGAAGTACTGGCAGGGCGTGCGGCAGAGCCCGAAGCGCACCGCCCGCGAACTGCGCGCCCGGATGCGCGACATCGACCGCCGCCTGGCGGAGGTGGAGACGCACTACGTCACCAGCAATCCGCGCCTCTCCGCCGAGATCGAGCGGCTGCGCTGA
- a CDS encoding TonB-dependent receptor encodes MGRADTRRAARVTTSWAVLGIALVTGTTPAVAQVAPGTEDSPVVTGSVTQDVDPAPDTVADATPATGNEIVVSGARESQQSANNRKRNARTATDSIVADDIGSFPDRNVNEAISRIPGVALSRNEFGEGDAVAVRGNGPDLTRVELDGIGVQSTTGLAVAGANSRGADLRELPAELVKSIDVVKGSTADMTEGSIGGTIQIRTRTGLDFDDFYLTARAGVTQNSLGKDWTPDFNLVAADKFLDDRLGIILSGTYAKIQNNGHNFENVTSGRAGYARFYDFDQSPEKTFEYNLDTLGTDLADVPFGSSSYTPRTLLETMIAADTKAECLELLPYLATNASNAAKNQRTLEQRSCLAQWYDDTPSLIRQFVNTQTDERYSIDGRVDFEIVPDWTVFAKGTIANRKVDDQLRTRNLVTLFDENRAGTFDINTTYPRRRTVSPFAPEGYFLYDPLYALRSVANNPVTGDVLNVRPDSIVVDELHNVTNFTLTNNSVGIDQIDNTIDNKSSYIQAGTNYYGDTWEVEAFVGMTNASSSRFDKRFSRSYQYGDATLALQPNGLWDIQLPENYDDTDPANFVQLRPVPCVSGSTVPPPNCIAQTAVLAGEFNPASPAYTQAQLPLVTPSFGLQYSPRAGESSEKIAKLDVSYKVNDEIPFFTRFKAGAMYRKNDIDRWDGGGRTVASAVGTFGQPGYIPAIVTPRALVRGSLRACEPTATSVVSCNYGFVPNANPALGREGVDTLTPDQLRQLFVDTLEESDSDYFGDLPNRGNLPGNWQGIQVAELFEQLGANQFMNFDCLKECVGSDGQVYDQPVTRTRETIKNVYAMFDFELDDLPLGLVLNGNAGVRGVFRDVQGTGFLTLTSITVTPSYNPALPDQPGGIITRSFSQNTTLEGKSSNWLPSFNVNLWAFDEEVVLRVYGAKTVALPNPALLAASGVCTIDERDVLDGDGDFGCTGRVGNPDLSPFKAWSYNASLEWYPNADTVLSATFGRLDVTTGNPINVQRTARPFEGNETVDPGTGLPLSDFEFTFPTYGDGPGYTRDILEFQAKTAFTFLPWFLRYTGADANISILSTGITTGQQDPLSGDIMGVPGESKYTTNVSLWYDDTKLQARVTYQERSERFDCITPCGLNSTAFNYPGEQWTNVRLAGTGYNPGVPRFINGTTFIDAKIAYNFNEMFQVYVEGRNMTKEAQIEGSGDYARFADGTERVHRLRYGGRRFMAGVRFRFGG; translated from the coding sequence ATGGGTAGAGCGGATACGCGCCGTGCGGCGCGGGTGACTACGTCATGGGCAGTGCTGGGCATCGCACTGGTGACCGGGACCACCCCGGCAGTGGCGCAAGTGGCACCGGGTACCGAGGACAGCCCCGTCGTGACGGGTAGCGTGACCCAGGATGTCGATCCTGCCCCGGACACGGTTGCAGATGCGACCCCCGCTACCGGTAACGAGATCGTCGTCAGCGGTGCGCGCGAAAGCCAGCAGAGCGCCAACAACCGCAAGCGCAATGCCCGGACTGCCACGGATTCGATCGTGGCGGATGACATTGGCTCCTTCCCCGACCGCAACGTCAACGAGGCGATCAGCCGTATTCCCGGCGTGGCGTTGAGCCGCAACGAGTTTGGCGAGGGCGATGCGGTCGCCGTGCGCGGCAATGGCCCCGACCTGACCCGTGTGGAACTGGACGGCATCGGCGTGCAGAGCACCACCGGTCTGGCGGTCGCAGGGGCTAACAGCCGCGGCGCCGACCTGCGCGAACTGCCGGCGGAGCTGGTTAAGAGCATCGACGTGGTGAAGGGTTCTACCGCCGATATGACGGAAGGGTCGATCGGTGGCACCATCCAGATCCGCACGCGTACCGGTCTGGACTTTGATGACTTCTACCTGACGGCTCGTGCTGGCGTGACGCAGAACTCCCTGGGGAAGGATTGGACGCCCGACTTCAACCTCGTTGCCGCAGACAAGTTCTTGGATGACCGGCTGGGCATCATCCTGTCCGGCACCTATGCCAAGATCCAGAACAACGGGCACAATTTCGAAAACGTGACCTCCGGCCGTGCCGGGTACGCTCGCTTCTACGATTTCGACCAATCGCCTGAGAAGACCTTTGAGTACAACTTGGACACGCTGGGCACCGACCTGGCGGATGTCCCGTTCGGCAGCAGCAGCTACACCCCGCGCACCCTGCTGGAAACGATGATCGCCGCCGATACCAAGGCGGAGTGTCTGGAGCTGCTGCCCTACCTCGCCACCAACGCCAGCAATGCCGCCAAGAACCAGCGCACTTTGGAACAGCGATCCTGCCTGGCGCAGTGGTATGACGACACGCCGTCGCTGATCCGCCAGTTCGTGAATACCCAGACTGACGAGCGCTACTCGATCGACGGTCGCGTCGATTTCGAGATCGTGCCGGACTGGACGGTTTTCGCCAAGGGTACCATCGCCAACCGCAAGGTCGACGATCAGCTGCGCACGCGCAACCTGGTGACGCTGTTCGACGAGAACCGGGCCGGCACCTTCGATATCAACACGACGTATCCGCGCCGCCGCACGGTGTCGCCGTTCGCGCCCGAAGGCTACTTCCTCTACGACCCGCTCTATGCCCTGCGCAGCGTGGCCAACAATCCGGTAACCGGCGACGTGCTGAACGTGCGCCCGGACAGCATCGTCGTGGACGAGCTGCACAATGTCACAAACTTCACGCTGACCAACAACTCGGTCGGGATCGACCAGATCGACAATACGATCGACAACAAGTCCAGCTACATTCAGGCGGGCACCAACTATTATGGCGACACGTGGGAGGTCGAGGCCTTCGTCGGCATGACCAATGCGTCCAGCAGCCGGTTCGACAAGCGGTTCTCGCGTTCCTACCAGTACGGCGATGCGACGCTGGCGCTGCAGCCGAACGGTCTTTGGGACATCCAGCTGCCCGAGAATTACGACGACACCGATCCGGCCAATTTCGTGCAGTTGCGGCCAGTTCCGTGTGTGAGCGGTTCGACCGTTCCGCCGCCGAACTGTATCGCACAGACGGCCGTCCTGGCGGGAGAGTTCAACCCGGCCTCCCCTGCTTACACCCAGGCGCAACTGCCGCTCGTCACGCCTTCGTTCGGCCTGCAGTACTCGCCGCGTGCCGGCGAATCCTCGGAGAAGATCGCCAAGCTGGACGTGTCGTACAAGGTTAACGACGAGATCCCGTTCTTTACTCGGTTCAAGGCTGGCGCCATGTATCGCAAGAACGACATTGACCGCTGGGATGGCGGTGGACGTACCGTGGCGAGTGCGGTGGGGACGTTTGGCCAGCCGGGCTACATCCCGGCGATCGTCACCCCGCGCGCGCTGGTCCGTGGTTCTCTGCGCGCTTGCGAGCCGACGGCGACCAGCGTCGTCAGCTGCAATTACGGCTTCGTCCCCAATGCCAATCCGGCCCTGGGCCGGGAAGGCGTGGACACACTGACCCCCGACCAACTGCGTCAATTGTTCGTCGACACGCTGGAGGAATCCGACTCGGATTACTTCGGTGACCTGCCGAACCGCGGCAATCTGCCCGGCAATTGGCAGGGCATCCAGGTGGCCGAGCTGTTCGAGCAACTGGGCGCCAACCAGTTCATGAACTTCGACTGCCTGAAGGAATGCGTCGGCAGCGATGGGCAGGTCTATGACCAGCCGGTGACCCGTACGCGCGAGACGATCAAGAACGTGTATGCCATGTTCGATTTCGAGTTGGACGATCTGCCGCTCGGTCTGGTGCTGAACGGCAATGCCGGCGTGCGTGGTGTTTTCCGCGACGTGCAGGGCACGGGTTTCCTGACGCTGACATCGATCACGGTAACGCCGTCCTATAACCCGGCGCTGCCGGATCAGCCCGGCGGCATCATCACCCGTTCCTTCTCCCAGAACACCACGCTGGAGGGCAAGAGCAGCAACTGGCTGCCGAGCTTCAACGTCAATCTCTGGGCCTTCGACGAGGAGGTTGTGCTGCGCGTCTATGGCGCGAAGACGGTGGCGCTGCCCAACCCGGCGCTACTCGCGGCGAGCGGCGTGTGCACCATCGACGAGCGTGACGTGCTGGACGGTGATGGCGACTTCGGCTGCACCGGCCGCGTCGGCAATCCGGATCTCAGCCCGTTCAAGGCGTGGAGCTACAACGCTAGCCTGGAATGGTATCCCAACGCGGATACGGTGCTTTCGGCGACCTTCGGCCGGCTGGACGTGACCACCGGCAACCCGATCAACGTGCAGCGCACCGCTCGCCCGTTCGAAGGCAACGAGACGGTAGACCCCGGCACGGGCCTGCCGCTGTCGGATTTCGAATTCACCTTCCCGACCTATGGCGATGGACCCGGCTACACGCGTGACATCCTGGAGTTCCAAGCCAAGACTGCCTTCACTTTCCTGCCATGGTTCCTGCGCTACACCGGTGCCGACGCCAACATCTCCATCCTGTCTACCGGCATCACCACCGGTCAGCAGGACCCGCTGAGCGGGGACATCATGGGCGTTCCGGGTGAGTCCAAGTACACCACCAACGTGTCCCTCTGGTATGACGATACCAAGCTGCAGGCGCGCGTTACCTATCAGGAACGCAGCGAGCGGTTCGATTGTATCACGCCTTGCGGCCTCAACAGCACCGCCTTCAACTATCCGGGCGAGCAGTGGACAAACGTGCGCTTGGCGGGGACGGGCTACAATCCGGGTGTGCCGCGCTTCATCAACGGGACGACCTTCATCGACGCCAAGATCGCGTACAACTTCAATGAGATGTTCCAGGTCTACGTCGAAGGCCGGAACATGACCAAAGAGGCGCAGATCGAAGGTTCGGGTGACTATGCGCGCTTCGCCGATGGCACGGAACGCGTGCACCGCCTGCGCTACGGTGGCCGCCGTTTCATGGCCGGCGTCCGCTTCCGCTTCGGCGGCTAA